The following nucleotide sequence is from Triticum dicoccoides isolate Atlit2015 ecotype Zavitan chromosome 7B, WEW_v2.0, whole genome shotgun sequence.
cacctcttccaaccctaaactcTATTGttgctccaaactccattttcacccgatctctctccctagccaatcaaacttgttgatttgctcgggattggttgagaaggccccgatctacacttccaccaagagaaatttgattcccccactaatctctagcggatcttgttactcttgggtgtttgagcaccctagatggttgaggtcaccgtgaagccatagtccattatggtgaagcttcgtggtggtgttgtgagcctccaattaagttgtggagattgccccaaccttgtttgtaaaggtttggttgccgccttcaagggcaccaatagtggaatcacaacatctcgcgttgtgtgagggcgtgaggagaatacggtggccctagtggcttcttggggagcattgtgcctccacaccgctctaacggagacgtacttcccttcaaaaagaaggaacttcggtaacacatcctcgtctccaccggctccactcttggttatctcatcccTTTACTTGTGCAAACTTACTTGTGTTTTATTCATTGTTTGCTTGTGTGGTTGTGTTTGTTGCATCGTATAGGTTgtccacttagttgcatatctagacaacttactttgatgcaaagtttaatttgataaagaaaagctaaaaattgttagttgcctattcacccccctctagtcaactatatcgacccTTTCAACCACAAGTCCCACTACCGCAAAAAGGAGACTGCTAATGTTCCGGCAGCAACACATGATCCGAGTACTGATGAAGCTCGTGATACTGAAGCCAACCAACCAACTCCTAGACAAAGTCCTACTGCCATGTACGTATGTTTCACCAGAGACTGCTCTAGTCCTTCCCAACACTAACCCGAATGGGCAAGAGACTGTTCCGATCGAGCAAGATCGAGATGGACCAAGCACCTTGGCCGCAGTGATGGCTTAGCCAGAGAATCAAGCCCCACCTTACTATCAACATTGTTTCAGGTGGTCAGAACACAAGAACAATAAGTGACTGCAAACAAAGAGGTGTTGCTGCATGTTGAACCGACGGAGAGATGAAGAAAACGTTGGAGTCCTCTAATCGAATATCCGTGTAAGTACTAGAATAAGTCTCATGTATTTTCATTCGGGAAGTTGGCTCATTTTCGGGGCCAGACTGCCAAAAAGTGGACAATGCTATTCACAAATTCTCATGACAAGCCATCTACCCCATTCGTCTTTGAAAGTGTGTACTTTCAACTTTTTTGAAAACTAAAActtttttatgtttgaccgtatttatacaataatagaCCAACATTTACGCCATCAAATTAATAgtattagattcatgataaaaatATATTTTTGGCATATACCTATTTCGTTCCACAAGCATTGataaatatttttgcacaaactcgatCAAATTTTAAGATATCTTGACCCTCCAAAATACACTCTTTTAAGGACGGAGGGTGTAGAGTCATAGCCATATCATTGTACTAAAACATATATTCCCGTGTATTTACTGGGATTGCATGTTTCGTTCTTCCAGCATCTTAACAAATTTCTACGATTTTATCGAACAAGTGTGGCGGTCATAATAGTTTTTAAGAAAAATAAATGATGCCTTCAATTAGTAAATACTCCCTCcgctcctaaatgtaagtctttgtagatatcccaccaggtggactacatacggagcaaaacgaatgaatccacacttaaaatgcatctatatacatccgtatgtagtttatagtgaaatctctacaaagacttatatttagaaacggagggaataTATATATGATATAAAGATTTTATTAAAAAAATGGACTGGCGCGGCAACTCGCAGGAAATACCCGACCACTGCTCAACGCGGCCCGGCCTGGGAACCGAAACTGAAACGCGCTATCGGGGTCGTATTTCCGATTATTTATTAATATAATCAGGTCGGTGGATTATATTATCGTGGACCGCGGCGGCCAGGCTTGaccacctcgtcgccgccgtccggtCCGCACTGTATATACGAACCCAACCAGCGGCACCGCCTCCGCCTCCACAACCCATCCCCACCTCCATCCACCCCCTCGAGCCCTAGGCCAGCAGCGCACGCCACCCGCCGATCCGGGCCATGGACGCCAACTGGCGCCCCACCCAGGGCTCGGATCCcgccgccggggtcgggggcgttgACCCGGGCGCGCCGCCGCCCCCCGCCGGGGGCGACTGGCGCGCCGGGCTCCAGCCCGACGCGCGCGCCCGGATCGTCAACAAGATGTAAGTAAGCAGGGACCCCCGATCGATCTGATCTGATTGGGTTCGCTTTCCCCCTCCTCCCTCTAATCCTGTCGATTCGATCCGTTATCCCCTGTTTTCGGGTCGGTTTTGTCGTCGGTCGATCTGATAGAGCCTCGATCCAGCCAGCGGTAACGGCAGATTCGCCCTCGATCTACGCACAGAGCGCCCAGTTTGTGCGCCCCTCTGTTCTTGATTACTCAAAATTCCCGGCTCGGGGGATTCGCCAATCAACCTGTAGCGCGCAACTGCTACGAATCCATCCAGCCAAATTACTTCAGCAACCAGATTAGAATTATATCTAATAACCGATTTAACACAAGTTTATTGGCCAGGAGGTGCGAATTTGTATGGCACAGAACATCATAGCGTTTGTTTCATCACGTGTAGCTAGGGCAAACCATTCTGTCAGTGCTGTTCCGGGACGCAGTTTTGTTCCTGATCTAGAGTTCCTCGGATGCTTCCATTTTACATCTCAGACGCAACGTGTTTTATTGCGCACAACCGCTGGAAAGTAATGCGCCCCCCTGAATTTATTCAAATGTTGTGTTATGCATGCAGAAcggaaactctgaagaagcatctgcCAGCGTCTGCGCCAGACGGAGTGAACGAACTTCAAAAGATCGCCGTGCGGTTCGAAGAGAAGATCTATACTGCAGCAACCAATCAGGTAACTTTTTTGGCCTGTCTACTTCTCGGAGCAGAGCATACATTAGTTATGGGGTTTTCTTCTATTCAAACATAGTTTATGGTATGATAATACAGCAGAACTGTCTCCAATTGTTGTAGAAGATTTTTAATTATATCATGTTTGAGTGCCTTTAGCAGTTCCACCTTTATTTTTGTGCAACCCTGGGTGAATTTTTTCTTCTCCAAGTGCTAAAGTTTTCGCCACCTACTCTTGGGATTCTGATTTTTCTCATGCTTGAGAAAAAAAAATTATGTGCTGCCGGGAACCATTTGTTGGACATCCAAGTTATTTTTCACATTTAGTATATACATACATAATGTAAGTTAGGGCAAGTTCTTTAGGGCAGCTTAAAAATTAAGCTGCCTCTCTCCAGCTTTAAAAATAATCCGTCCTCTAAGTTTGTTGAGACTTCTAAATTAGCTATTTCATAACTAGTTTAGAAGCCCCAATGAACAAGAGAGGcggcttatgggaaaagctggggagggGGCGGCTTATTTTTTATGCTGTGAAAAGAACTGGCCCAATAAGCTACTATATTTTTAATGTTACATGTTACATAAATGATAGGCCAAAACGCTAATTCTAATCTTGGTTATCATTTTCACATGTTGAATCTCGTACTGTACCTTCAGCGTCTGCTGTTAGTTACTCTTCCAATTCATGTTTCTATGCCACATGTCCATGCATCTGAATTTGTTATAGATGAAATAAAAGTATCTTATGTTGGAAGGATAGTAGTACCCAAGACCACGGGATTCACAGTGGTATAGAATCATTTTTCTCGGACTAAAAATCAAACAAGACCTTACTCCCTCTTTCCCTCCATTTGAACGGGCTTCATCCGAGTTGCATCTACTCCAGTCTGGTAAAACAAAACAAATTGTATTTATTTGGTTGGGGCGTACCATATCACTATGTCCATTTCGAATTTCTGTTCGTCTGGCTTATTTGTTACAAACATTGGAGCAATCTACAACTCTTCATCATATTTCCTAACTCAGTTATAGTGAATATTTGTTTAATTGATAAAGTTGTAGTACAGTGTCACTATCTTAATTTGGATTTACTGTTCATATCACTTATATGAAGCGATGTGTTTTGCTGCTTAGATGGCATTTATTGAATTCAATTGTTAAGAGCTGTAACACCTTCACTACCATGCTAAACTGCTTGCATCAGAACTGTTGATTGCAAGCCACTATTACTGATTTGGCATAGAACTTTACATCATTTTCTTTTCTATTACTCAGTCTGATTATTTGCGGAAGATTTCTCTGAAAATGCTCTCTATGGAGACGAAGACACAACAGGCTGCTGGAAATGCTCAAGTGATTCCAAATCAAAATAACTCCAGTAAGGTGTCATATACAATATACTGAGTGTTGCACAATTTGTCATCTTTGCTTGATTGTCAATATTTTATTCCATCAAGTGCTGAGATTATGTGCTTCATTGCATTAAATCACCCTCCCCTCTCCAGCATAATTTATAAGAATTTCACATCTAGCTTGTGTCATGTGTGCATTTATTGAACGCAGAGCGACACGGTAAGTGCCTTGGTTCAGTGGTCAGACCGCCGGTTCGGCGGCCCAATGTGTTGGTTCAAATAAAATATTATTGCGCGGTTTTTTAGTATGGTAGAAACAATGTTAAGTACGAAGATAACAAACGAAGTGCCTAGTTAGTTATTCGACCGAGGTAGTCGGCCTTGCTACCTTAAAGACAGTCCGATTCTTTGCACATACAGAATATTTTATTAACCCCTGGTCCAGTGCCGGTTTGGTTTGTTCAACCGGGTTTTCCCTGGTTCACATCAGGTTGCTCGGCTAAACAGCGGTAACCGTGAACTAGATTGGAACAGGGGGAACAGCCTTCACCGTGAACTAGATTGGAACAGGTCTTGGTTCTCGTTTATTCTGGTTAAACTAGTGTCTGGTCGGTTTTAATAATGATGCACGTGTCAGCAGTAGTATTGAAAAGGTTTATTTTTTAAGTTGAGCTATTGCAAAAGTTAACTTTTCAACATTGAACTTTGAAACTGGTTGTGTTTAACTGTGAACTACCAAATCAGTTTACTTTCCCTTTGAGCATCTCCAACGGATCCCCAATAACAGCTTCAGGTTATTGGGGATGGATGCTTTCGCAGATCCCCAATAAATCTCCCCTAATATTCTGTCTCTATGTCTCTACATACTTGTGCGAACACTATGAATACTTAAATACCACAGCACCATAATTTGAAACATTATGTTTCAGTTTTCAACAAGTTGCATCATTTCAAATCCACACTTCCCAAGTTCAAAATTCAAAGACAAATTCAAAATCAAAATGCAACATACGATTCACATAAACATGAAAATTGAACAAGAGCATCACTCGCTCCCATTTGCACTCCCACTCGCATCCCCTCTCATCTTTGATGCTAGAATTTGTGCTTTCATCAACTCAAGGTACTTGATTTGGTTTGGATCAAGTCTAGTGGGGTTCATGAACATGAACATGATCTTGCATTCTTCTCCATCTTTGCATTCACTTCCTCTCCAAGGACCCTCAACTTCTCTTCTTCAGTTGCCTCCTTGCGCTCCTCACATGCCACCTTGTGCTCCCACGTGGCCTTGACCTCCAACAACCTTGCTTCCTCTTCTTGTTTTTTCTTTGCCTCCAACTCTTTCTTTATTGCTATTATCTCTCTGACTGCCGTCTTCAACACAAATCCAGCTCCTCCAATGGGAATTTGTTGGTGGCCGTCGACAAGCTAGGAGTTTGTTGGGGCAACCCCAACAGGAGCTTCATCAACCTCAAGCTAAGTGGACAGTGAAATGCTATCTATGCCGACTGACTCGTTTATCATGTTGAGATATGATTGCTCACTACATACACGCAAACATAAAACTAATGAGCATTGTATCGACACCATGATTCATATTCTCAAACTTTGCATTGAATTTTATTCATAtagcaaaaacaaaagaaataaaaataaaaataaaaataaaaaatatacatTTCGGGCGTATAGTCAAACACCTCGTGGGCATCGTCCATATCGATGTCTTCGCTGGCCGTGGTGCGGTGAAGAACGTCGTTGGGGTCGCAGTGAAGGAGGCTGGCGGTGGCATGGCCACTGTTGCCCTCTGCTTGTTTGCTGCCTCCCAGCATGTCGCCTCCATTCTCCCCCACGACGCCGGCGGGGACGGGACACGTGCTTAGCGGTGCTGTTgccggaggaggaaggagaggggcgCCGGGGTCCGATGGCTCGCGGCTGAGATGGCATCGCCACTTTGGATCAGGGCGTCGCAGCTCGGGTGGGAAAGGAGCAGTTTATTGCCGCCCACTATTGGGGAGGGTATTGGGAGAGGGGCTGTTGGAGCAGTATTTTCAGGCTGAATATTTGAAAAAACATTTATATATTTTTTAGGGAACTCAAAAAAGTTTATCTGGACTGGCTATTAAACAACTTAGCAACATGTCATCATTTGACTATTGAATCCTTCTGAATTTTCAAAATAATTAAGATTTTACCAATATATATGTTttaatttttccttttttttaatttcaaggatAACCTTTTTTAGTTAAGTTGCTGAGGTATATAGTGATGCCATAAGTCTACCATGTACCTTCTGAGTAAGCAGAATACCACATGTGATAGGACCAAGGGGTAAAAATGAACGGATTCATCATTTGAGGTTAAAAACAACTGGCTTCAGAGATGAAGGTTGGCAAGTGAACTTCTGCAACTGCTCAGACGCGATCTTCTTCTCAGCTTGCCTAAAAGAACTAaccgttactccctccgtccgggtttattaggccccctCTTATGTTGGGCTAAAATTTGACCTATAAATTAAGTAAGAAAATGTAAACtatatgtcacaaaaattatattgtcGGAAAGCTCTTTCAAATGCAAATTCAACAGTATAAATTTTATAGCATATACTTTATATTTTACTAGTCTATAGATGGTCAAAGTCTAGCCCAAAATACGaaggggcctaataaacccggatggaggtaGTAGCTGTTAAATCAGTTGGTCAGCTCTCAGCTGTACTTACATTGACTCTCGTCTTAATGAAAAGATATGCCAACACTTATTTGCATGCTCTCTAAAGCAAATCACGTTGCCTGCCCTTTAATTGCTTTAGTACATGTTTTTTTTTCTAATGGAAAATGCAAAACGTCTTAATTTGATCTGTAAGATGCTGCTTTCAGCGCTTTCTGTGCCTGTTACTGTTCCGCAAGAAGTATTTGTTCACAAGATATTTTCATAACGTATGGTACCTTTTCTGAAACAGCCCCTGGACTTCCTTCAGAAGGCAGTAATCAAGCACAGCCATCAGCAATTCCCTTGATGTCTCAGCAACAGGCCAGGCAACCAAATACTACATCTGTACAAGCTTCTTCACTCACTAATATTGGACAGAACTTGCCAGGTGTCAACCAAACATCAACGATGCAGAATGTGTCTGTCATGCCACAGAACACAATGAATAATGGCTTGGCGCAAGGTACTTCACAAGATATTTATGCTGCACAGAGGCAAATGGCAGGAAGGCAGCAACAGCAACAATCACAGCAATTAATTTATCAGCAGCAGCAAATGCTGATGAAGCAGAAATTGCAGCAGAATTCACTCATGCAACCGCATATTCAGCAGCAGCAATCTTTGTTGCAGCCAACACAGATGCAATCTACACAGCAATCCATGATGCAGATGTCATCTGGCCTTCACCCTGTGCAGTCTACCGTTCCACAGACACAGCCAATGTCCAGGCAGTCAGTTACTCAGAGTGGTATTCAACAAAATCAATTGAATTCCGTGCAACAATCTGTGCCATCATTACTCCAGCAACCTCAGCAATCTGTTGGGAGGCAGCAGCAACAAGCACAGCCGTCCATGCATCAACAGCCTTCTCTGCAGCGTCAGCAGCCCAATATTCctttacagcagcagcagcagcaacagttgaTGGGACAACAACCAAATTTAGAACGAAATCAGCTAATTGGTCAACAGAATGGTGCTGTGGAGATGCAGCAGCAACAGAGGCTACCAGCTCAGTCAAATAATCTTCTGAATGTGCAGCAAACACAGCAGCAGATGTTGAACCAGCAGTCTATGCCTTTGCATCAGCCACAACAATTGGGCTCTCAGGCAAACATGTCAAGTTTACAGCAGCAGCAACAAAATCAACAGCAGCAGCGGATGCATATGCTACAAATGAAAGCTCAGCAAACGCAGCAACAACAGCATGCTCAACAACCACCAATGGGTTTGATGCAACCTCAGTCCCAACACAACCAACTTCAGCAATCGCAGCAACATCTTATGTCGCAGTTCCAGTCCCAGCCTAATCAACTACAACAGCAATTAGGGATGCAGCAGCAATCCTCCATGCAGCAAAGACTTCAAACCTCAGGAGGCATGCTCTTGCAACAAAATAACATGGATCAACAAAAGCAATTTATTCAGGCACAGAGGGGCCTTCAAGAAGTTTCCTCTAGTAGTAAGTTTTCACATATACTTTCATTGTAGATCCATCGTATGCTCTCATTGTTTTCCCTCTTCTTTTTCTCCGTGTTCTTATGTTTATCTTCCTATTGTGGCCTTACTTTCCTTGTGCAGTCTAAACTAGCTAATCGATCTGGACTCATAATACATACCCGTACATAGTATGCTCTTATTGTTTTCCCTCTTCTTTTTCTCTGTGTTCTTATGTTTATCTTCCTATTGTGGCCTTACTTTCCTTGTGCAGTCTAAACTAGCTAATCGATCTGGACTCATAATACATACATAGAAAAGTTTAGGGGAAAATGTGTGTTGCCCATCAAGACCCTCCATGCCTGTACTTATCTTGCCAACAATTACATCGTGGACCATAATACAATGTCTTTATTAGACTACAACCTGGATTCTTGTATCCTAACCCTTATTGAAGCATAAGGGCATTCCAGTGCATAGTATCTTGTGTTGTATCATATGCATTACTTATATCTTAGTGGTGTATCTAATGGAGCTTCCATTTAATATATTCTGTGACAAAAAAAGAATAATTATCTTGCCTTACCTGATAAGAAGTGTATCCAAGCTCTCTATATTGCGATGTTTTGTGATCAAGTACCCTCTAATCATCATGTTGACTAAACTGACCATGTTGATCTTCTGTTACTTCTGTTCACCACATTGGGTTTTCTTATCTGTTGATTTTTTTTTTCTGGAAATGCTACTTGCAATATTCATGATGACTAAGCTGGCCATATGGATCTTCTGTGATTGTTTGATTTGGTTCAAAAGTTTCCCAATTGCCCCTGCATTCCATCCTATAATGTGCTTTTAGCTTGTTATTTGGTGGCTTGTTCATTGTATCCTAGTACTCTTTGACAACCCTGCTTTTTATGCAGCATCTGCGGACTCCACCACTCAAACAGGCCTTGCAGGTGCAGGTGATTGGCAAGAGGAGATCTATCAAATGGTAAGACATGACACTGATATAATCCTTTTTAGCAACTCCCTTTTTGGAACATCCTAAAATTCGTAGAGAGCGCCCCCCTAGAACAAAGAGCTTGAGCACGCCGTTGGATGTTGAGGCCTTTTACTTTTGGTCCTAATGTTGTCCATCTCGTTTTCTTTTGGTCTGTGTTCCAACAAATTCATACAGCACAATAGTCTAGTGTGTAGATGTACTACATTCTGGCATTCTTCTTATAAGatattccctccatcccaaaataagtgtcactgatttagtacaaagttagtaagcgacacttattttgggacgaagggagtatatattatatgtatatatataccgTATTCTGTGTGAATGTGTTGTATGGAGCATACAACCATACAGAGTATCTAGATGTAGCAAAGCCTCAAGGCAGTTAGCAATCTTTATTAAATGATTTTATTTAATGGGCACCATAGTTTCTTATTTTGTTTTAGATTTGTATACTTCAAAAAGCTACTTGAAATATCTTGCCAGTGCCATATTTGCTGACTTAATGACAAACAATGGTCTATTAGCTGTTCTTTTTTCATCTCTATATAGCTTTTGCACCAAGTTTATATGTATGTGGTCTTTGTTATCGACAGATTAAGAACTTGAAGGACCAATACTTTGCAGAACTCAGTGATTTGTCCAATAAGATATCTATGAAGCTACAACATGTTGACAGCATTATACCACCTCAAAAGCCATCTGAGCAGTATGATAGAATGAAGAACTTTAAAACTATGTTGGACCGTATATTACAACTGCTGCAAATTAGCAAGAGTACTATCCAGCCTGCTATGAGGGACAAGGTTCCTCAATACGAGAAACAGATTATCAGCATCTTAAATTCACAAAGAAGGAAGCCAGTGCAGCCACAAATACAGCAACAGTTCCAGCCACCTGCAGGACAAGCTCCTAATTCTAGCATTTTGCAGCAGCAACAGACTTCCCAGAATTTGCAGCAGCATGATAGTCATACTAATCCTCAAGCAAGTTTGTCAAGTATGAGCACTGGATTACAGTCATCTGGTGTAACTGGTATCCAGCATGTCCCTGTGCCTCCAACAACAAACTTCAGTGCCCCCACACAGCAAAATGGTACAAACATGCAGCATCAGGCTGTCTCTAATTTGGACGCTGCTCAAGGAGGCAATTTGAATTCTTTGCAGCATGGTTCGGTGAGTGGCGCATTACAACAGGGGAACGCTGGGCCGATGCAGGGAACAATGAATACACAACTGCAGACAAGTAGTAGCATGCTATCTCATAACTCGATGAGCACGATGCAACCTAATGGTAACTCCAtgcaagcaaatgcaagttcattacAGCAGCTGAAGCAGCAACAGCAGGATCATCATATGATGCAGAGTCAGCAAATGAAGCGTCAGATGTTTCAGCAGTACCAGCAAAAGCAACAAATGCTTCAACAGCAGTTCCCAATACAGCAACAATTACAGAAACAGCAGCAAGTACAGATGCAGGTTCCACAGCTTCATGCTGGAAATGATGTTAATGAGTCAAAGGCTAGACAAGGAACTGCAGTGAAATCTGGAATTTATCAACAGCACTTGGGCCAACGCAGTAACTACTACAATCAGCAGTTGAAACAGGGTGTTCCTTTCCCAATTTCGTCACCACAAAACCTCCAAGCATCATCTCCACAAATTTCACACCATTCTCCTCAGGTTGATCAGCACAACCTGTTGCCATCTCAAGTCAAGACTGGGACACCATTGAATTCAGCTAACTCACCATATGTTCCATCGCCATCCCCATCTGTCGCCCCCTCTCCTATACCAGTGGATTCAGACAAACAACACTCCAATATATCATCACTTACTAATACTGGGCAGACTGGACATCAGCAAACCTCCCTAGCGCCCCAGACACAATCGATTGCTGTGAATACACCAGGGATATCAGCATCACCCTTACTAGCAGAATTTACAAGTGGGGATGGAAGTCAGGCTAACATGCCAACTCAAGTTCCAACCAAATCAAATGCAGCAGAAAGGCCTATGGACCGCTTACTTAAAGCAGTAAGTGTCTTGCCATTTTATGTTTACT
It contains:
- the LOC119338365 gene encoding mediator of RNA polymerase II transcription subunit 15a-like; the encoded protein is MDANWRPTQGSDPAAGVGGVDPGAPPPPAGGDWRAGLQPDARARIVNKITETLKKHLPASAPDGVNELQKIAVRFEEKIYTAATNQSDYLRKISLKMLSMETKTQQAAGNAQVIPNQNNSTPGLPSEGSNQAQPSAIPLMSQQQARQPNTTSVQASSLTNIGQNLPGVNQTSTMQNVSVMPQNTMNNGLAQGTSQDIYAAQRQMAGRQQQQQSQQLIYQQQQMLMKQKLQQNSLMQPHIQQQQSLLQPTQMQSTQQSMMQMSSGLHPVQSTVPQTQPMSRQSVTQSGIQQNQLNSVQQSVPSLLQQPQQSVGRQQQQAQPSMHQQPSLQRQQPNIPLQQQQQQQLMGQQPNLERNQLIGQQNGAVEMQQQQRLPAQSNNLLNVQQTQQQMLNQQSMPLHQPQQLGSQANMSSLQQQQQNQQQQRMHMLQMKAQQTQQQQHAQQPPMGLMQPQSQHNQLQQSQQHLMSQFQSQPNQLQQQLGMQQQSSMQQRLQTSGGMLLQQNNMDQQKQFIQAQRGLQEVSSSTSADSTTQTGLAGAGDWQEEIYQMIKNLKDQYFAELSDLSNKISMKLQHVDSIIPPQKPSEQYDRMKNFKTMLDRILQLLQISKSTIQPAMRDKVPQYEKQIISILNSQRRKPVQPQIQQQFQPPAGQAPNSSILQQQQTSQNLQQHDSHTNPQASLSSMSTGLQSSGVTGIQHVPVPPTTNFSAPTQQNGTNMQHQAVSNLDAAQGGNLNSLQHGSVSGALQQGNAGPMQGTMNTQLQTSSSMLSHNSMSTMQPNGNSMQANASSLQQLKQQQQDHHMMQSQQMKRQMFQQYQQKQQMLQQQFPIQQQLQKQQQVQMQVPQLHAGNDVNESKARQGTAVKSGIYQQHLGQRSNYYNQQLKQGVPFPISSPQNLQASSPQISHHSPQVDQHNLLPSQVKTGTPLNSANSPYVPSPSPSVAPSPIPVDSDKQHSNISSLTNTGQTGHQQTSLAPQTQSIAVNTPGISASPLLAEFTSGDGSQANMPTQVPTKSNAAERPMDRLLKALRTTQRESLNAAVSDIRSVVSMMDRIAGSAPGNGSRTAVGEDLVAMTKCRLQARNFITNDGSGASKKMKRDISAMPLNVSSAGSVDDSFKQTFGVDTPDLQSTATSRAKRRKTEVNHALLEEIEEINQGLIDTELRVCEDDDESLAATSEGTVIKCTYTAVAVSPSLKSMLASAQTSPIMPLRLLVPAGYPKCSPVLLDKFLDEQRNSDDLSSKAKSKFGVLLRGLDEPMSLREIARTWDACARGAIAEYAQKSGGGSFSSSYGRWETCVV